One window of Microbacterium sediminis genomic DNA carries:
- a CDS encoding class C sortase, with amino-acid sequence MAAPPAPGARASRRGPVALLVLALLGVGLLLYPSGATWFAALTTDGQLDAYMERVEQIDPEARDAALAAAEQYNSDGVQGLVIDPFSNTPGASEVPMDEAAYRYLDQLALDPEGVMSRVTITSVGIDLPVYHGTTDETLHRGAGHLYGSSLPVGGSDTHAVITGHSGLPQAAMFTALHEVERGDEIIVTTLGRTMTYRIVLIDRVTPTDIADLAVEPGRDLLTLVTCTPIGINTHRLIVQAERVPNAGEQAAEVVETQSIPFPWWMIAAAGALGGWGYAVVKVTRRNEPPLDKATR; translated from the coding sequence GTGGCCGCCCCGCCGGCGCCGGGCGCGCGCGCGTCCCGGCGCGGACCGGTCGCGCTGCTCGTGCTCGCCCTCCTGGGCGTGGGGCTGCTGCTCTACCCCAGCGGCGCGACCTGGTTCGCCGCACTCACGACCGACGGCCAGCTCGACGCCTACATGGAGCGAGTGGAGCAGATCGACCCCGAGGCGCGGGATGCTGCGCTGGCCGCGGCGGAGCAGTACAACAGCGACGGCGTGCAGGGACTCGTGATCGACCCGTTCAGCAACACCCCGGGCGCGAGCGAGGTGCCGATGGACGAGGCGGCCTACCGCTACCTCGACCAGCTTGCGCTCGATCCGGAGGGCGTCATGTCCCGCGTCACGATCACCTCGGTCGGCATCGACCTGCCCGTGTATCACGGCACCACCGACGAGACCCTGCACCGCGGCGCCGGCCACCTCTACGGATCGTCGCTGCCGGTCGGCGGCAGCGACACCCACGCGGTGATCACCGGCCACTCCGGGCTTCCGCAGGCGGCCATGTTCACGGCATTGCACGAGGTCGAGCGGGGAGACGAGATCATCGTCACCACGCTCGGCCGCACCATGACCTACCGCATCGTCCTCATCGACCGTGTCACGCCCACGGACATCGCGGATCTCGCGGTCGAACCGGGACGCGACCTGCTCACGCTCGTCACTTGCACGCCGATCGGCATCAACACCCACCGCCTGATCGTCCAGGCCGAGCGGGTGCCGAATGCCGGTGAGCAGGCGGCGGAGGTCGTCGAGACGCAGAGCATCCCGTTCCCGTGGTGGATGATCGCGGCCGCCGGCGCTCTCGGCGGCTGGGGCTACGCGGTCGTGAAGGTCACGCGCCGCAATGAGCCCCCACTGGACAAGGCGACACGATGA
- the recQ gene encoding DNA helicase RecQ — MPPAEPPADPYGDEYWEPDYEGGAVTWGGAPGDSPAGGSSSGARGTEPKPPALPTARPSRYASALEALKTVYGYDAFRGDQAAIVDQVIGGGDAIVLMPTGGGKSVTYQVPALVREGTGLVVSPLIALMHDQVDALRANGVNAAYLNSTQSPAERAQIEREYVSGQLDLLYVAPERLNSEATLRFLERGVLSVIAIDEAHCVSQWGHDFRPDYLALGGLGERFPGVPRMALTATATPETHREITERLRMPDAKHFVASFDRPNIRYRIEAKTEPRKQLLAFIRAQPEGSAGIVYALSRKSVEETAAFLAGNGIDAIPYHAGLDAATRSRHQSRFLREDGVVVVATIAFGMGIDKPDVRFVAHVDLPKSVEGYYQETGRAGRDGEPAVAWMAYGLGDVVQQRRMIQQGEGDRAIQQRQQQHLDAMLALCETVECRRQNLLAYFGQESGPCGNCDTCLEPPEVWDGLVPAQKLLSTIVRLKRERNQAFGAGHLIDILRGAATDRVRKMRHDELSTYGIGNDLSEQDWRSVIRQLLARGLLVAQGEYGTLALSEASAGVLRGETPVGLRRDVIGRVSRSAGGARKASTADQLAPDDRPLFEALRAWRAEQAREQGVPAYIVFGDATLRALAEHRPASLSALDGITGIGAKKRDAYGDAVLEVIAAH; from the coding sequence ATGCCGCCCGCGGAGCCGCCGGCGGACCCGTACGGCGACGAGTACTGGGAGCCCGATTACGAGGGCGGCGCGGTCACCTGGGGCGGTGCCCCCGGCGACTCGCCCGCCGGCGGCTCGTCGAGCGGGGCGCGCGGCACGGAGCCGAAACCGCCCGCGCTCCCGACCGCGCGTCCGTCGCGTTACGCCTCGGCGCTCGAGGCGCTCAAGACCGTCTACGGCTACGACGCCTTCCGCGGCGACCAGGCGGCGATCGTCGATCAGGTGATCGGCGGCGGCGACGCGATCGTGCTGATGCCCACCGGTGGCGGCAAGTCGGTCACCTATCAGGTGCCCGCTCTCGTCCGCGAGGGCACCGGGCTCGTGGTGAGCCCGCTCATCGCCCTCATGCACGACCAGGTCGACGCGCTGCGCGCCAACGGCGTGAACGCGGCGTACCTGAACTCGACCCAGAGCCCCGCCGAGCGGGCGCAGATCGAGCGCGAGTACGTCTCGGGGCAGCTCGACCTGCTCTACGTCGCGCCCGAGCGGCTGAACTCCGAGGCCACGCTGCGGTTCCTCGAGCGGGGCGTGCTCAGCGTGATCGCCATCGACGAGGCCCACTGCGTCAGCCAGTGGGGCCACGACTTCCGGCCCGACTACCTGGCGCTCGGCGGGCTCGGCGAGCGGTTCCCGGGCGTGCCGCGCATGGCGCTCACGGCCACCGCCACGCCCGAGACGCACCGCGAGATCACCGAGCGGCTGCGCATGCCCGACGCGAAGCACTTCGTGGCCAGCTTCGACCGTCCGAACATCCGCTACCGCATCGAGGCGAAGACCGAGCCGCGCAAGCAGCTGCTGGCGTTCATCCGCGCGCAGCCCGAGGGCTCCGCCGGCATCGTCTACGCCCTCAGCCGCAAGTCGGTGGAGGAGACCGCCGCGTTCCTGGCCGGCAACGGCATCGACGCCATCCCGTACCACGCGGGCCTCGACGCGGCCACGCGCTCGCGCCACCAGTCCCGGTTCCTGCGCGAGGACGGCGTCGTCGTCGTGGCGACGATCGCGTTCGGCATGGGCATCGACAAGCCCGACGTGCGCTTCGTGGCGCACGTCGACCTGCCCAAGTCGGTCGAGGGCTACTACCAGGAGACGGGCCGAGCGGGCCGCGACGGCGAGCCGGCGGTCGCCTGGATGGCGTACGGCCTCGGCGACGTCGTGCAGCAGCGCCGCATGATCCAGCAGGGCGAGGGCGATCGCGCCATCCAGCAGCGCCAGCAGCAGCACCTCGACGCGATGCTCGCGCTGTGCGAGACCGTCGAGTGCCGCCGCCAGAACCTCCTGGCGTACTTCGGCCAGGAATCCGGGCCGTGCGGCAACTGCGACACGTGCCTCGAGCCGCCCGAGGTCTGGGACGGCCTCGTGCCCGCGCAGAAGCTGCTGTCGACGATCGTGCGCCTCAAGCGCGAGCGCAATCAGGCCTTCGGCGCCGGCCACCTCATCGACATCCTCCGCGGCGCCGCCACCGACCGCGTCCGCAAGATGCGGCACGACGAGCTCTCCACGTACGGGATCGGCAATGACCTGTCTGAGCAGGACTGGCGCAGCGTCATCCGCCAGCTGCTCGCCCGCGGCCTGCTCGTGGCGCAGGGGGAGTACGGCACGCTGGCCCTGAGCGAGGCGAGCGCCGGGGTGCTGCGCGGCGAGACGCCGGTCGGACTGCGACGCGACGTGATCGGCCGGGTGTCGCGCTCGGCCGGGGGCGCGCGCAAGGCGTCGACGGCCGATCAGCTCGCCCCCGACGATCGCCCGCTGTTCGAGGCGCTGCGCGCGTGGCGTGCCGAGCAGGCGCGCGAGCAGGGCGTGCCGGCGTACATCGTGTTCGGCGACGCCACGCTGCGCGCGCTGGCGGAGCACCGCCCGGCGTCGCTCTCGGCCCTCGACGGCATCACGGGCATCGGCGCGAAGAAGCGCGACGCGTACGGCGACGCCGTGCTTGAGGTCATCGCCGCGCACTGA
- a CDS encoding Ig-like domain-containing protein, producing the protein MAGFSSRRNARGASSRIGRRALAVTASVTAASLFVGGTAAVAAVSDESEALGQVVAVDLLTPDLLEASTAWTGYPSDPDEEPTPLNLGALNGITLSLGGGIGLPLISGPGGDGLLDLGELGAVSSYAASPTGNTSTASAGAVTADGAIDLDPADPGIYGQSTINLTDVLAQAGVDGLTDQILDAFSVTLGAIASTATATGDPATGAVDYTSDYMIADAQLALSSPLVAGLTPQVTNAITGVGATLNAALGDGGVIDTTLDGLTTTINGLLGALVAVDSLTLQVNGADAALAGLAEGILDTPLQDEAGLVSIDLRNGDIFVNADQLAFAAYGQGLSDLGPNTELLSASTIGLITGAVTEALGTLTERVTTAVQGVLNNLEVVIDLDTTLSVDLGFLLGGVTEVATVDATITTTLGQLAGTMPGQPTINVASALLPDLDLGAIGALLDTLINPAINGLVGTLTNTVVPLILTTLQPTIAGLLTTIGSGLTTTLNGLIAPVLSTLDPVLSGVLAQVASITINEQETGLDGNLSREGITDSFTVNALSVELLPQLLAGDPAANVDLASSTVRASAVLPAPVITTPANGSVTSDVTPTISGTGYEGATVTVTTSGGQELGTAVVQPDGGWSFDTAALPDGTYTITATQTLGTETSEASAPVTFTIDTVAPEAPVITTPDEGDLLADNTPTIAGTAPDDAVSVDVSVQPVDGSGAPVGDPIVLADVPVTDGAWTIDSSELPDGDYVATATAFDAAGNDSEPSAPVGFSVDATAPAAPVITSPEEGDLTSDNTPTIAGTAPDDAVSVEVSIQPVDDTGAPVGDPIVLTGLPVTDGAWTIESSELTDGDYVVTATAFDEAGNESAPSEPVGFTVDATAPDAPAITAPADGSSTNAATVTITGTAPADATSVTVVLANPDGTTTTFASVPVTDGAWSVDAGALAEGAYSAVATAFDAAGNDSEPSTPADFTVDRTATAAPVITAPEDGTSTNAETVTIEGTAPAGAVTVTVVLTNPDLSTTTLADVPVTGGVWSVDAGALGEGTYSAVATAFDAADNESEPSEAVGFTVDRTATAAPVITAPEDGSSTNAETITIEGTAPAGATSVTVVLTNPDGTSTTLDDVPVTGGTWSVDAGALGEGAHSAVATAFDAADNESEPSEAVGFTVDRTATAAPVITAPEDGSSTNAGTVTIAGTAPAGATSVTVVLTNPGGTTTTFADVPVTGGTWSVDAGALGEGAYSAVATAFDAADNESEPSEAVGFTVDRTAPGAPEITSPEEGDLVTATPTIEGTGEEGATIQVVVSDAGGNEYTYTTVVGAGGSWSVPVTDELVDGPATAEATQTDAGGNVSPADTVGFTVDTVAPIVAITAPIEGESLTDVTPTIEGTVDDPDATVYVVITDDADEVVFQGTAVVTGGTWSIDAATLSDGEYAVTASAMDLAGNTSTDEGAFVIDTTGPALAITEPTPGELTNDSTPTIAGTVSEPETVVSVVVVIRDVVTGGVAWEGPAEVGPEGTWTVDAAALPDGEYEVSATATDADTNTSTAGPVAFTLDATPPAPPTVTEPDPGETVGPTPTFEGECEDGATVIITINGGTPVEVPCEDGTWTYTPETPLPDGPATVEVIQEDEAGNPSGPTTVDFVVDATAPAAPAITAPAPGAVVGDDTPTIVGTGEIGATVEVTIDGEVVGTTVVGPGGTWTFTPTTPLDDGPHTVTATQADAFGNESPASAPVGFTVDTSEAAPVITSPESGTATNGTTPTIEGTGTPGSTVTVTDQGGTVIGTDVVDEDGTWSVTPDQPLDEGTHTFTATQEDALGNVSPESNPVIITVDSVAPAAPVITSPADGDEVTDPTPVIEGTGEPGATVEVVITDEDGNETSYETVVGSDGTWSVTPTAPLGQGQHTIVATQTDPAGNVSPASDPVVIDVVVVEPGEGDAPLRIWIREPVVERGQEQHGIGYGFEPGETVTVTVHSTPHVLGTFTADANGELHATWVIPADEELGLHHLVMEGAVSGSVDIEFRVVEASAAGAGGLPATGVDAGATATIALLVLMLGAGLMLTTRRLRAGQERD; encoded by the coding sequence ATGGCCGGATTCAGTTCACGTCGGAACGCCCGCGGAGCGAGCTCGAGGATCGGCAGACGGGCCCTCGCGGTCACCGCCTCGGTCACCGCCGCCTCGCTCTTCGTCGGGGGCACCGCGGCCGTCGCGGCCGTGAGCGACGAGTCCGAGGCGCTCGGCCAGGTCGTGGCCGTCGACCTGCTCACTCCGGACCTGCTCGAGGCGTCCACGGCCTGGACCGGCTACCCCAGCGACCCCGATGAAGAGCCCACGCCCCTCAACCTCGGCGCCCTCAACGGGATCACCCTGAGCCTCGGCGGCGGCATCGGTCTCCCGCTCATCAGCGGGCCCGGCGGCGACGGGCTGCTGGACCTCGGCGAGCTCGGCGCGGTGAGCTCCTACGCCGCGTCCCCGACGGGCAACACCTCCACCGCCAGCGCCGGAGCGGTCACGGCCGATGGCGCGATCGATCTCGACCCCGCTGACCCCGGCATCTACGGGCAGTCGACGATCAACCTCACCGACGTGCTCGCCCAGGCGGGCGTCGACGGGCTGACCGATCAGATCCTCGACGCGTTCAGCGTGACCCTCGGCGCCATCGCGTCGACCGCCACGGCGACGGGCGACCCGGCGACCGGCGCGGTCGACTACACGTCGGACTACATGATCGCCGACGCGCAGCTGGCGCTCAGCAGCCCGCTGGTGGCCGGCCTCACGCCGCAGGTGACGAACGCGATCACCGGTGTCGGGGCGACCCTCAACGCCGCGCTCGGCGACGGCGGGGTCATCGACACCACGCTCGACGGCCTCACCACCACCATCAACGGCCTGCTCGGCGCGCTCGTGGCGGTCGACTCCCTCACCCTGCAGGTCAACGGCGCGGACGCCGCGCTCGCCGGCCTGGCGGAGGGCATCCTCGACACCCCGCTGCAGGACGAGGCCGGCCTGGTGTCGATCGACCTGCGCAACGGCGACATCTTCGTCAACGCTGACCAGCTCGCCTTCGCCGCCTATGGGCAGGGCCTGAGCGACCTCGGCCCGAACACGGAGCTCCTCAGCGCCTCGACGATCGGCCTGATCACGGGCGCCGTCACCGAGGCCCTCGGCACGCTCACCGAGCGCGTCACCACCGCCGTCCAGGGCGTGCTGAACAACCTCGAGGTCGTCATCGATCTCGACACCACGCTCTCGGTCGACCTCGGCTTCCTGCTCGGCGGCGTCACCGAGGTGGCCACGGTCGACGCGACGATCACGACGACCCTGGGCCAGCTGGCCGGCACGATGCCCGGACAGCCCACGATCAACGTGGCGTCCGCGCTCCTGCCCGACCTCGACCTCGGCGCGATCGGCGCCCTGCTGGACACGCTGATCAACCCGGCGATCAACGGGCTGGTGGGCACCCTGACGAACACCGTCGTCCCGCTCATCCTCACCACGCTGCAGCCGACCATCGCCGGCCTGCTCACGACGATCGGCTCGGGGCTGACGACGACGCTCAACGGCCTCATCGCCCCGGTGCTGAGCACGCTCGACCCGGTGCTCAGCGGCGTCCTCGCGCAGGTGGCGAGCATCACGATCAACGAGCAGGAGACCGGACTTGACGGCAACCTCAGCCGCGAGGGGATCACGGACTCGTTCACCGTGAATGCGCTCAGCGTGGAGCTGCTGCCGCAGCTGCTGGCCGGCGATCCCGCCGCGAACGTGGATCTCGCCTCGTCGACCGTCCGCGCCAGCGCGGTGCTGCCGGCCCCCGTCATCACGACCCCGGCCAACGGCTCGGTCACGAGCGACGTCACGCCGACGATCTCGGGCACCGGCTACGAGGGCGCGACCGTCACCGTGACCACCTCCGGGGGACAGGAGCTCGGCACCGCGGTCGTCCAGCCCGATGGCGGCTGGAGCTTCGACACCGCGGCGCTGCCTGACGGCACCTACACGATCACGGCGACGCAGACGCTCGGGACGGAGACCTCCGAGGCCTCCGCGCCGGTCACATTCACCATCGACACGGTGGCGCCCGAGGCGCCGGTGATCACCACGCCCGACGAGGGCGATCTGCTCGCCGACAACACGCCGACGATCGCGGGCACCGCCCCGGACGACGCGGTGAGCGTGGACGTGTCGGTCCAGCCGGTCGACGGCAGCGGTGCGCCGGTCGGCGACCCGATCGTGCTCGCCGACGTGCCCGTCACGGACGGGGCCTGGACGATCGACTCCTCCGAGCTGCCCGACGGGGACTACGTGGCCACCGCCACCGCCTTCGACGCCGCGGGCAACGACTCCGAGCCCTCGGCCCCGGTCGGCTTCTCCGTCGACGCCACCGCGCCCGCCGCGCCGGTGATCACGTCGCCCGAGGAGGGCGACCTCACGAGCGACAACACGCCGACGATCGCCGGCACCGCCCCGGACGACGCGGTGTCCGTGGAGGTGTCGATCCAGCCGGTCGACGACACCGGTGCGCCGGTGGGCGACCCGATCGTGCTCACGGGCCTGCCCGTCACGGACGGGGCCTGGACGATCGAATCCTCCGAGCTGACCGACGGGGACTATGTGGTGACGGCCACCGCCTTCGACGAGGCGGGCAACGAGTCGGCGCCGTCGGAGCCGGTGGGCTTCACCGTCGACGCGACCGCTCCCGACGCCCCCGCAATCACGGCGCCCGCGGACGGCTCGTCGACGAATGCCGCGACGGTGACGATCACCGGAACGGCTCCCGCCGACGCCACGAGTGTCACGGTGGTGCTCGCGAACCCCGACGGCACGACCACGACCTTCGCCTCCGTCCCCGTGACGGACGGCGCGTGGTCGGTCGACGCCGGTGCGCTCGCGGAGGGCGCGTACTCCGCGGTCGCCACGGCGTTCGACGCCGCGGGCAACGACTCCGAGCCGTCGACCCCGGCGGACTTCACGGTGGATCGCACGGCGACCGCCGCGCCGGTGATCACGGCTCCGGAGGACGGCACGTCGACGAACGCCGAGACGGTCACGATCGAGGGCACCGCCCCGGCCGGCGCCGTCACCGTCACCGTGGTGCTCACCAACCCGGACCTGAGCACGACGACCCTCGCGGACGTCCCCGTCACCGGCGGCGTCTGGTCGGTGGACGCGGGTGCGCTCGGGGAGGGCACGTACTCCGCGGTCGCGACGGCGTTCGACGCGGCCGACAACGAGTCGGAGCCGTCCGAGGCCGTCGGCTTCACGGTGGATCGCACCGCGACGGCCGCGCCGGTGATCACGGCTCCGGAGGACGGCTCGTCCACGAACGCCGAGACGATCACGATCGAGGGCACGGCCCCGGCGGGCGCCACGAGCGTCACGGTGGTGCTGACCAACCCGGACGGCACGTCGACGACCCTCGACGACGTCCCCGTCACCGGCGGCACCTGGTCGGTGGACGCGGGCGCGCTGGGCGAGGGCGCGCACTCCGCGGTCGCGACGGCGTTCGATGCCGCCGACAACGAGTCCGAGCCGTCGGAGGCCGTCGGCTTCACGGTCGACCGGACCGCCACCGCCGCGCCGGTGATCACCGCTCCGGAGGACGGCTCGTCGACGAACGCCGGGACCGTGACGATCGCGGGCACCGCCCCGGCGGGCGCCACGAGCGTGACGGTGGTGCTCACCAACCCCGGCGGCACGACGACCACGTTCGCGGACGTGCCCGTCACCGGTGGCACCTGGTCGGTGGACGCGGGCGCACTGGGTGAGGGCGCGTACTCCGCGGTTGCGACGGCGTTCGACGCGGCCGACAACGAGTCCGAGCCGTCCGAGGCCGTCGGCTTCACGGTCGACCGCACGGCGCCGGGCGCTCCCGAGATCACGAGCCCCGAGGAGGGCGACCTGGTCACGGCCACGCCGACGATCGAGGGCACCGGCGAGGAAGGCGCGACGATCCAGGTCGTCGTGTCCGACGCGGGCGGCAACGAGTACACCTACACGACGGTCGTTGGCGCGGGCGGCTCGTGGAGCGTGCCCGTCACCGACGAGCTCGTCGACGGCCCGGCCACGGCCGAGGCCACGCAGACCGACGCGGGCGGCAACGTCTCGCCGGCCGACACGGTGGGCTTCACCGTCGACACGGTCGCCCCCATCGTTGCGATCACCGCTCCCATCGAGGGCGAAAGCCTCACCGACGTCACCCCGACGATCGAGGGCACGGTGGACGACCCCGACGCCACGGTCTACGTGGTGATCACCGATGACGCGGACGAGGTCGTCTTCCAGGGCACCGCGGTCGTCACCGGCGGCACGTGGAGCATCGACGCGGCGACGCTGTCCGACGGGGAGTACGCCGTGACGGCGAGCGCGATGGACCTCGCCGGCAACACCAGCACCGACGAGGGCGCGTTCGTGATCGACACGACCGGCCCGGCGCTGGCCATCACCGAGCCGACCCCGGGCGAGCTGACGAACGACAGCACGCCGACGATCGCGGGCACGGTGTCGGAGCCCGAGACCGTCGTCTCCGTCGTCGTCGTCATCCGCGACGTCGTCACCGGCGGCGTCGCCTGGGAGGGTCCGGCCGAGGTCGGCCCCGAGGGCACCTGGACGGTGGACGCGGCGGCGCTCCCCGACGGCGAGTACGAGGTCTCGGCCACCGCGACCGACGCCGACACGAACACGAGCACGGCCGGTCCGGTCGCGTTCACGCTCGACGCGACGCCGCCGGCGCCGCCGACCGTGACCGAGCCCGACCCGGGCGAGACCGTCGGCCCGACCCCGACGTTCGAGGGCGAGTGCGAGGACGGCGCCACCGTGATCATCACGATCAACGGCGGCACCCCGGTCGAGGTCCCGTGCGAGGACGGCACCTGGACGTACACCCCCGAGACGCCGCTGCCCGATGGGCCCGCGACGGTCGAGGTCATCCAGGAGGATGAGGCCGGCAACCCGTCCGGTCCCACGACGGTCGACTTCGTGGTCGACGCGACCGCCCCGGCCGCGCCGGCGATCACCGCCCCCGCGCCCGGCGCCGTGGTCGGCGACGACACCCCGACGATCGTCGGCACGGGTGAGATCGGCGCCACGGTCGAGGTCACGATCGACGGCGAGGTCGTCGGCACGACCGTCGTGGGCCCCGGCGGCACGTGGACCTTCACGCCCACGACGCCGCTCGACGACGGCCCGCACACCGTGACCGCGACGCAGGCCGACGCGTTCGGCAACGAGTCGCCGGCGTCCGCGCCGGTCGGCTTCACCGTCGACACGAGCGAGGCGGCACCGGTCATCACCTCGCCCGAGAGCGGCACGGCCACGAACGGCACCACGCCGACGATCGAGGGGACCGGCACCCCGGGCTCCACGGTCACGGTGACGGATCAGGGCGGCACGGTCATCGGCACGGACGTGGTGGACGAGGACGGCACCTGGTCGGTCACGCCCGACCAGCCGCTGGACGAGGGCACGCACACCTTCACCGCCACGCAGGAGGACGCGCTCGGCAACGTCTCGCCCGAGTCGAACCCGGTGATCATCACGGTCGACAGCGTCGCGCCGGCCGCCCCGGTGATCACGAGCCCCGCCGACGGCGATGAGGTCACCGACCCCACCCCCGTCATCGAGGGCACGGGCGAGCCGGGCGCGACCGTCGAGGTGGTCATCACGGACGAGGACGGCAACGAGACCTCGTACGAGACGGTCGTCGGCAGCGACGGCACCTGGAGCGTGACGCCGACGGCGCCGCTCGGCCAGGGCCAGCACACGATCGTCGCGACCCAGACCGACCCGGCGGGCAACGTCTCGCCGGCCTCCGACCCGGTCGTGATCGACGTGGTGGTCGTGGAGCCGGGTGAGGGCGATGCCCCGCTGCGGATCTGGATCCGCGAGCCCGTCGTCGAGCGCGGCCAGGAGCAGCACGGCATCGGCTACGGCTTCGAGCCCGGCGAGACCGTGACGGTCACCGTCCACTCCACGCCCCACGTGCTCGGCACCTTCACCGCCGACGCGAACGGCGAGCTCCACGCCACCTGGGTGATCCCCGCCGACGAGGAGCTGGGACTGCACCACCTGGTGATGGAGGGCGCGGTGTCGGGGTCGGTCGACATCGAGTTCCGGGTGGTCGAGGCATCGGCCGCCGGGGCCGGCGGTCTGCCGGCGACCGGTGTCGACGCGGGCGCGACGGCGACGATCGCCCTGCTCGTGCTGATGCTCGGCGCCGGGCTGATGCTCACCACACGCCGGCTGCGGGCGGGCCAGGAGCGGGACTGA